From one Rubrobacter xylanophilus genomic stretch:
- a CDS encoding glycine cleavage T C-terminal barrel domain-containing protein, whose protein sequence is MAENPNPGILLYTRIFKSPYFYGSAKYGVQKYSVYNHHYHPRHYRDPVEEYWQLIEGVTLWDVGGAERQVEITGPDAFEFTNMLTPRNLHRCAVGQCKYAFITNAEGGIINDPVLLRLGENHFWLSLADSDVLLWAQGLAYNSGYDVQIREPDVGPLQIQGPKSKEVMVDLFGESILEIPYYFMEERELDGMQLVISRTGYSGELGYELYLKNASRDGLKLWDAVMQAGEPYGLSPIGPCHIRRIEGGILALGCDMWYDTNPYEVGYGYKWMVELEQEQDFIGREALRRISREGVSRKLVGVEIGGSNLGSYNDGSMPDYFPVFNKSGERIGKVTSACYSPRLKKNIGFAMVPVEYSEFGTELEVQTTRERTSAVVCDRVFFKPEQAEQDLTAAGSGSSSS, encoded by the coding sequence ATGGCGGAGAACCCGAATCCGGGGATCCTGCTGTACACCAGGATCTTCAAGTCGCCGTACTTCTACGGCTCAGCGAAGTACGGAGTTCAGAAGTACAGCGTCTACAACCACCACTACCACCCGCGCCACTATCGCGATCCGGTCGAGGAGTACTGGCAGCTCATAGAGGGCGTGACCCTCTGGGATGTGGGCGGGGCCGAGCGGCAGGTCGAGATCACCGGTCCCGACGCCTTCGAGTTCACCAACATGCTCACCCCGCGCAACCTGCACAGGTGCGCCGTCGGACAGTGCAAGTACGCGTTCATAACCAACGCCGAGGGCGGGATCATCAACGACCCGGTGCTGCTCAGGCTCGGCGAGAACCACTTCTGGCTCTCCCTGGCCGACAGCGACGTGCTGCTCTGGGCCCAAGGGCTGGCCTACAACTCAGGCTACGACGTGCAGATAAGGGAGCCCGACGTGGGGCCGCTCCAGATCCAGGGCCCCAAGAGCAAGGAGGTCATGGTCGATCTCTTCGGCGAGAGCATCCTGGAGATTCCCTATTACTTCATGGAGGAGCGCGAACTGGACGGGATGCAGCTCGTCATCTCCCGGACCGGCTACTCCGGCGAGCTGGGCTACGAGCTCTACCTCAAGAACGCCAGCCGCGACGGCCTGAAGCTCTGGGACGCCGTGATGCAGGCCGGCGAGCCGTACGGGCTCTCTCCCATAGGCCCCTGCCACATCCGCAGGATCGAGGGCGGCATCCTGGCCCTGGGCTGCGACATGTGGTACGACACCAATCCCTACGAGGTCGGCTACGGCTACAAGTGGATGGTGGAGCTGGAGCAGGAGCAGGACTTCATCGGTCGGGAGGCCCTGAGGAGGATCAGCCGCGAGGGCGTATCCCGCAAGCTGGTGGGCGTGGAGATCGGGGGCTCCAACCTCGGCTCCTACAACGACGGCTCGATGCCGGATTACTTCCCGGTGTTCAACAAGTCCGGCGAGAGGATCGGCAAGGTCACCTCTGCCTGCTACTCACCGCGGCTGAAGAAGAACATCGGGTTCGCCATGGTGCCGGTGGAGTACTCCGAGTTCGGCACCGAGCTGGAGGTTCAGACCACCAGGGAGCGCACCTCGGCCGTCGTCTGCGACCGGGTGTTCTTCAAGCCGGAGCAGGCGGAGCAGGACCTGACCGCCGCCGGATCCGGCAGCTCTTCTTCCTGA